GTTCGTGACTAAACAGTTCTGAATTCATTTTCTCTTGAATTGAGTTCTTTTTTCCAGTCCAAATACCCAAAAATGGCTACAATGAATAGGAAAAGTGTTAAAAACGACATTAAAATTAGCTGCTTGTGGAACAGCAAAGGAATTGCAACCAAATTAGATACATTAAGCCAAATCCAGTTTTCAAGTTTTCTTTTTGCTAAAAGCCACATCCCAGCCCAGGCAGTAGAGGAAACAAAAGCATCAATCACCGGAACATCTGAATCAGTAAACTGACTCAATATAAAATATAAAAACCCCCAACCGCCAAGGGCAATCATCCAAGTAATTCTCTTATCATTGGTGTTACTTTTTGTAATCTTTAAGGCTCCACTTTGACTTTTACTTTTCCACATGATCCAGCCGTATATACTCATGACCAAATAATACCCATGCAGTAAAGTCTCTGCATAAAGCTTAGCATCAATGAGAAGAAAACCACCGCATAAAATACCGATGATTCCC
Above is a window of Algoriphagus machipongonensis DNA encoding:
- the pnuC gene encoding nicotinamide riboside transporter PnuC, encoding MESFMDFDLLLQQIQETRLLEWIAVAFGVTEVLLARKNNVLLYPAGIIGILCGGFLLIDAKLYAETLLHGYYLVMSIYGWIMWKSKSQSGALKITKSNTNDKRITWMIALGGWGFLYFILSQFTDSDVPVIDAFVSSTAWAGMWLLAKRKLENWIWLNVSNLVAIPLLFHKQLILMSFLTLFLFIVAIFGYLDWKKELNSRENEFRTV